In Falsibacillus pallidus, the genomic window TGGAGGTGTTGATTCATGGAGACCAAAATCAAAGATCTCTTTCAAAAGGCAATGGAATTGCTCCTGTCTTATGAAAACGAGTTTTTATTGGAGTGGGGAAAATGGAAGAAAACACTTATGAACAGAGGTTTTCGTTTGATTCAGGAATTTGACCAGATGCTTAAATCCGGGTTTTTAATCGCTAAGTCAACAAATAATCTATCCATAGATCAATTTGCATTTGCAATGGCTGCCGAATGGAACAAAAAATATCCGCTCCTGAAAGATGACACGGAGGGAATTTTTATCATTACGATGATTGAGGACAGATTTCATCATTTACTTTCAAAAGACAAAAAGGAATTGCTGGATCACCAGTCCATCCAAGCTTTTTTCTCACGAATGATCGACCAGGTGCTGTTGACCAGCCAAAATGAAATTCAATCCGATCATTGGCTTCGTTTAATGACTTCAACTAAAATGCTGCCGTTGCAATGGATGGCCATTATTCATGAGAATCAAGGAGAATTCAAGGTCCATAAAATTTCTCATCCGGAGAATCACCCTATCACACAACAGATGATAGGAATAAGCGAAAAATTAGGAGCCGATAGCCTTGCTGATTTATCACTTGCATTAGAAAGACTATTATCCTCTGATAGGGAAAGCGGGCAGCTCATCCACATCCCCTGCCTTCATGATCATGTCCTATTAATGGTTCCGAAGGGGGAAACCGTGACCAAGGAAAAAAAGGAATGGTTCAGAAGGATGTATGTACGGCAATTGACCGTCAGTCATCTGCAATCCGAATTAGAATGGAAGGATGCTGCCCTTCTTTATTTGCAAAGGCTGCTTCACTCACGGAATGTGGAGGAAGCGATAGAGTCAGTTTCACAGGGACTCGTCGATTATCTTCCATTTAAAAGATGCGGACTATGCCTCTACTCCCCAAGTGATAATAAGGGAATCGGAAGCATCTATTATAATGCTGATTCACAAGGTGTTTCAAAAACGGAGGGCGAGTTGCATCGAGATCCTCTTCTAAAGGAATACTTTGAAAAATACGCAAATGCTAAACCTATTTATTGCAATGAACCTTCAAATCTATTGCCTGATGAATATGTAAAAGAATATCATTTGAAATCATTTGTGGCCGTCCCCCTTTATGCTCCTCTCTATTCAAAGTTGATCGGAGTCGCTTTGCTTGATCAAGGGGCTGGGACGGATTTCACCATTTCCACACAGACATTAACCACTTTGATTAAATTTGGGAGATATGCAGGAGATTTGCTGCATCCCTACTGGAATGAAGCTTCCAATCATTTATGCTTGGCACACAACCTGCTTTCCCCAAGAGAAAAAGAAGTCCTGAAACACATATCACACGGGGCATCCATCAGTGAAACAGCTGATGCCCTCTCGCTCAGCAGCTACACTGTGAGGGACTACGTATCCATCATCATACAAAAGATGGATGCGAAAAATAGGACAGAAGCCGCAGTCAAAGCCATTAAAATGAAAATTATTTAAATCCCAAAACATACAGTTTACAGAGCAAAACCACTATGACTCCAAGTATCTACAAATCTCTAAAAAGTTCGACATATTTACAAATATTGAGATTGTATTAAGATTATGTAAAAAATGAAGAAAGGGCTTTCTTACCTATTTTTGTACTAGATTTACTATTGTATAGTAGTAGAAAAGGAGGGATTTTGAAAAAATGGGAAAAAAGAAATTTTTCAATAAGTTTTCGAAGTTAGTCTTCGCTGCATCTTTGCTCGCGCCATTTTCCACAATGGCCCATTACAATCCTGCACATGCAGAAACGGCTGCGGATCCAGCTCCGTACATAACTCCTTCTGTGGCCAACGGAAAGAAAGTATTATTCGATAATACACATGGACAGACGGCGGGTGCTGCTGACTGGGTCATCAATGGTGGATTTTCAGACTTTGGAAATGCTTTGGCAGGCACAGGGTACTATGTCAAAGAACTAAGAAAAAGCACACCGATTACACTAAACGATTTACAACAATATGACGCTTTTGTTATCGGGGAAGCCAACATCCCATATAAAACGTCTGAGCAGCAAGCGATGCTTGACTACGTCAAACAAGGCGGAAGCATCTTCTTCATTGGCGACCACTACAATGCAGACCGCAACAAAAACCGCTGGGATGCTTCAGAGGTGTTCAACGGCTACCGCAGAGGCGCATGGGACAACCCTGCTAAAGGAATGACAACAGAGGAAGCAAGCTCTGCTGCGATGCAGGGAGTTGAAAGCTCTGACTGGCTATCCGACTACTTTGGAATCCGTTTCCGCTACAATGCACTGGGTGATATTACAGCGAATCAGATCGTTGCACCTGACCAAGCTTTCGGAATTACTGAAGGCGTCAACACTGTAGCCATGCACGCAGGCTCAACGCTTGCTATCACAGACCCTACAAAAGCAAAAGGGATTGTCTATCTTCCTCAAACAAATGAGGCTTGGGGCAATGCTGTTGACCAAGGCGTCTATTCCGGCGGCGGCAAAGCAGAAGGTGCATTCGTAGCAGTCTCAAAGGTTGGTAAAGGAAAAGCAGCTTTCATCGGGGATTCTTCACCTGTTGAAGATGCATCACCTAAATACCTTCGTGAAGAAGGCGGAACGAAAAAAACGACTTATGATGGGTTTAAAGAGCAAAACGACGGTAAATTGCTCGTCAATTTGGTGAATTGGCTATCTACAAAGGAAGACTATACAGGATTTGATCAAGTTCCTGGATTGACGCTGGACGAGCCTACGAAACTGCTTGATTTCGAACAGCCGGAAAAATCAACCGAACCACAGGCAGAACCATGGTCAGCACCTCAAGCAGGCTATAAATGGTATGATCCTTCCACATTTGCTGCTGGTTCATACGGATCGAACAAGACGGCTACTTTACCTGAATACTCTTTCGTTCATCAAAGTGTCCTGCCGAATGCACAGGAGTTCCAGATCCGTGTAGTGCTCGACAATCTTCAGCCGAATGAAACAGTAAGTGGGTTGAAGCTCGGTCTATACTTAGATGGCGGTAATCAGGTCGGCTACTTTAAAGGCGCAGATGGCACCTATCCGAAAAGTCCTGGTTACAGCAGTGAATTTTCCGTAACTGCCGATAAAAATGGAAAAGCTTTTAAAGACGTTGATGTTACAGTTGTGAAAGGAACGGAAGGCGCAGCAAACTTAAGGCTGAAAGTTGGCAGTAAAAACGCCCTGACTGAAAGCGTAACGTTTGGAAATGTCGATTCAGAACCCCTTCCAGATCAGCAAGGACCAAAAATTCCTGACCTGATGACAATCGATGCAGCTAGGGCAGCAGGTGAAAAAAACCTTGTAACTGTTGAAGGTGTCATCACTTCTGAACCTGGCGCTTTCGGTGGGGAAGGGTTCTATCTTCAGGATGATACGGGTGGCATTTATGTCTTCCAGTCAGAAAGCGACTATCATAAAGGCGATAAAGTAAAGCTTACAGGAACCACCTCCCTTTATAATGGTGAATTGGAGCTTTCCGATTTGATTAAAGTGGATAAACTGGGGACAAGTGAAGTTCCAGCTGCCAAAACGGTATCCGCTGTGGACGCGTCCAATCAAGGACAATATGTTAAGCTTGAAAATGTAAAAGTAGAGAATCTGCCAGACACAGCTGGTGGCACATTTGAATTCGATGCAGTGTCTGCAGACGGTTCTAAAACAAGAGTCAGAGTCGACAGCCGCACTGGCGTTGCCTTGAATCAGCTTCTTGAAACCCTTCAAAATGGGGACTCTGCCAATATTTCCGGCATCTCCTCCATCTTCAAAGGGACATATCAATTGAAGCCATTGAGCCTATCGGATTTTGAAAGTGTGGACACAACAGCACCAGTCATTGAAGATCTTGCCCAAACAACTTTCTATCAATATGAAGGATTCAACCAAACCATTGTTGCAACGGATGAAGACAGCGGCGTGGCGAGCGTATCCATCACATTGGATGGTGTGGAAGTTGACAATCCGGTCGTTGTTGAGCCATTGAGTTTATCCGTTGGTGATCATACTCTTCACGTAACGGCTGTGGATAACTCAGGCAACACGAGTGAGAAAGACTTTACGTTGACAGTGAAAATGGATGTCGCTCATTTGGACGAACTTCTCCAATACGGTTTTGACCAAGGAGAAATTACAAACCACGGCATCTTGAATAGTTTAAAAGCCAAAGTAAAATCAGGCAATACCAATGCCCTTGCGCATGAGGTATCTGCCCAAAGAGGGAAGAAGATTTCTGCAGAATTTGCTGATCTCCTCCTGAAAGACTTGGCGGAAATATAATCAAATGCGGGACCGAAGAACCTGTTCTTCGGTTCTTTTTTGTGGAGTTTAAAGTTATGGGGTCTTTCCTTAATGGGTATACTGGTCAATGCGATTTGTAAATAGGAGCTGATATTTCTTGGCAACATATCTTTATCAGACATTTTCACGCTGGCCGCTTCTCACAAGGATTTTCTTTATGGCGGTATTCTCCATCATCCTTTTTGGATTCGTCATCCATGTTGTTGAGCCCAAAACATTCCCTTCGACATTCGATGGAATCTGGTGGGCCATCATCACAGCTTCTACTGTCGGCTACGGTGACTATATACCACATACAACTGTCGGCAGGCTCGTTGGCATATTATTGATTCTTGTAGGTGCAAGCTTCCTTTCGTCCTACTTCGCCACACTTGCTACCACTGCAGTCAATACGCAAAATACACTTAAACAAGGGAAAGCCCTTTTTATCGGTAAAAAACAGACATTGATCATCGGCTGGAATGAACGATCCCGTGATGTCATTATGCAGCTGATTCAATTGAAAGAGGATACAGAAATCGTCCTGATTGACGATACCCTTTTGGAAAATCCATTTCCGAACCCGCACGTCCATTTCATTAAAGGTAAACCTTACTATGATCATGTCCTGACTCAAGCGAACGCAAAGTCTGCCAAATTGCTTCTTGTGACAGCCGATCAAAATACACCCGAATATCAGGCGGATATGAATACGATCCTTACACTCATTGCCGTAAAAGGAATGAATCCGGATATCCACAGCATCGTGGAAATTTTGACCGCCGATCATGTCCTAAATGCAGAACGGGCCGGGGCAGATGAAATTATTCAAACGAATAAACAAACAAGCTACGTCATGATCAACAGCATCCTCTCTCATGGAATGGCTTCGAGCCTGTTGATAATGCTGAATCAAATAAAAGGAAACAAGATAAAGTTCACCCCTGTCGAACCACATTTTGCCGGGAAAACGTTTGATGCAATCAGCCGTTCCTTGTCGGATGATCAAGTTTTGCTTATTGGATATAAAAGAGGAGAGGATTCCATTGTGAATCCTCCCCGTGATGAGAAAATCAAAGCAGACGATCAGCTGCTCGTAATATCGGACTAATCTAAAAGGACCTCTTCCAGTTCTTTCACCAATTCTTTTCCGACCGAAATATATTCTTCCGGGAAGCTTGCATCCTTATCCACCGGCTCCTGGAATTGGTTAAACGAAGCGGATACGTTGAAGATATTCGCATTGTCATCAAGCCCACGCTGATACTTGTGGGATAACAAATACGGCTTGCCTAGTTTGACAGTGGCACCTCTGGCATCCAGCTGCCCATCAACGGAGGTGAATGGCAGACGTAAGAATTGATAGCCTACTTCATCATCGATTTTGTAGTCAAAGCAGCCATGATCATATTCCCAATTGCCGCCAATGGTATAGCCAAGCGGCTTTAATAGCTGTTCTAATTTATATAATTGGTAATGCTGCCCTTCAATTCGTGATTCTAATTCTATCATTGCTGCTGCACTCCCTTAAGCATATTTTTCTTAGTTTCTCATGGCAGCGGCCGTACTATTCCCTTTCTTTCCACATATATAAAAAAACCTTGGCAGACCATTCTGCCAAGGTTTCTTAATTCACGATTACTTCAGACGTTTTTCGAGTTCTGCTTTTTTCTCTTCGAAGCCAGGTTTGCCTAATAGAGCAAACATGTTCACTTTATATGCTTCAACACCTGGCTGATCAAATGGATTGACGCCAAGCAAGTATCCGCTCATTGCGCAAGCTTTTTCGAAGAAGTAAACCAAATAGCCGAATGTATAGGCATCCATCGCAGGGATTTCCACGATCAAGTTTGGAACTCCTCCATCTGTATGGGCAAGCAAAGTTCCTTCGAATGCTTTGTTGTTGACGAAATCAACCGTTTTACCGGCTAAGTAATTCAATCCATCAAGATCGTTGCTTTCCTCTTCAATCGTCAATTCGTGGCGCGGTTCATCCACTTTAATGATTGTTTCGAAAATGTCGCGTCTTCCTTCCTGTACATACTGCCCTAAAGAATGCAGGTCTGTAGAGAAATTCGCAGATGAAGGATAGATGCCTTTTTGATCTTTCCCTTCACTTTCACCGAACAGCTGCTTCCACCATTCAGCAAAATATTGAAGTCCTGGTTCGTAGTTGATCAGCATTTCGATTGTTTTTCCTTTATTGTAAAGGACGTTTCGAACTGCTGCATATTGATATGCGATATTTTCTTCGATCTCTGAATGGCTGAAGTCTTCACTTGCTTTTTTAGCTCCGTCCATCATTTCTTCAATGTTCACGCCGCTTACAGCGATTGGCAGAAGTCCAACAGGAGTCAGAACAGAATAACGGCCGCCGACATCATCAGGAATGATGAATGACTCATAGCCTTCTTCTGTCGCTAAGGTTTTCAATGCACCTTTTGCTTTATCTGTTGTCGCATAAATGCGTCCCTTCGCTTCATCCACACCATATTTTTCTTCCAAAAGCTTGCGGAAGATACGGAATGCCAATGCCGGCTCTGTTGTCGTCCCTGACTTGGAGATAACATTGATGGAGAAGTCTTTTCCTTTTAAAAGGTCCATTAAATCTTTCATGTAAGTGGAACTGATGTTATTTCCGACAAAGAAGACTTGAGGCGTCTTGCGGTCTTCTTTAGACAGGGCATTATAGAAGCTGTGGTTCAGCATCTCGATAGCCGCACGAGCACCAAGGTAGGAACCGCCGATGCCGATGACAAGCAGGATATCGGAATCATTCTTGATTTTCTCAGAAGCCTTTTGGATTCTTGAGAATTCTTCTTTATCATAATCAGACGGCAGATTGATCCAGCCTAAGAAGTCATTACCCGCCCCAGTTTGTTCATGCAGGGAATGGTGGGCGACTTTAACTGCATCACGCAAATATGTAAGTTCATGTTCGCCGAAAAACGAAAGAGCTTTGGAATAGTCAAATTTAATATGTGTCATGAAATTTCCTCCGTTTAATTAGTGGTCTTTTATCACTTTATCGAAAGCTGCGATGATAATCAAGAAATCCCCTGTACTGTAAGCGTATCCAATTTAATTTTTTTTATGGAATTAATCCGGATGGTGTCCAGTTGAAATAAAAATAGGCTGCTCAATTAAAGAGCAGCCTTCCTCTTCTTTTTATAAAGAAGCTTTCAAGATGGACAGTACGTCGTCGCGATTCAATTTTGTGAAGTTGCCGAATTCACCATTGGACATTGCTTTGTCTGCAATGGAATCAAGCTTGCTGTCGTCGATATCATAGTCGGCAAGACTTGAAGGAGCACCGATTGAACTCCAGAATTCGCGGAGCTTCTCAATTCCTTCAAGCGCTGCTTCTTTATCGGATTTCCCTTCTGGGTCTACACCGAATACGTTGACAGCCATTTGCTTAAAGCGAGCAGGATTCACATCAAGGTT contains:
- a CDS encoding LuxR C-terminal-related transcriptional regulator, whose amino-acid sequence is METKIKDLFQKAMELLLSYENEFLLEWGKWKKTLMNRGFRLIQEFDQMLKSGFLIAKSTNNLSIDQFAFAMAAEWNKKYPLLKDDTEGIFIITMIEDRFHHLLSKDKKELLDHQSIQAFFSRMIDQVLLTSQNEIQSDHWLRLMTSTKMLPLQWMAIIHENQGEFKVHKISHPENHPITQQMIGISEKLGADSLADLSLALERLLSSDRESGQLIHIPCLHDHVLLMVPKGETVTKEKKEWFRRMYVRQLTVSHLQSELEWKDAALLYLQRLLHSRNVEEAIESVSQGLVDYLPFKRCGLCLYSPSDNKGIGSIYYNADSQGVSKTEGELHRDPLLKEYFEKYANAKPIYCNEPSNLLPDEYVKEYHLKSFVAVPLYAPLYSKLIGVALLDQGAGTDFTISTQTLTTLIKFGRYAGDLLHPYWNEASNHLCLAHNLLSPREKEVLKHISHGASISETADALSLSSYTVRDYVSIIIQKMDAKNRTEAAVKAIKMKII
- a CDS encoding DUF5689 domain-containing protein, which encodes MGKKKFFNKFSKLVFAASLLAPFSTMAHYNPAHAETAADPAPYITPSVANGKKVLFDNTHGQTAGAADWVINGGFSDFGNALAGTGYYVKELRKSTPITLNDLQQYDAFVIGEANIPYKTSEQQAMLDYVKQGGSIFFIGDHYNADRNKNRWDASEVFNGYRRGAWDNPAKGMTTEEASSAAMQGVESSDWLSDYFGIRFRYNALGDITANQIVAPDQAFGITEGVNTVAMHAGSTLAITDPTKAKGIVYLPQTNEAWGNAVDQGVYSGGGKAEGAFVAVSKVGKGKAAFIGDSSPVEDASPKYLREEGGTKKTTYDGFKEQNDGKLLVNLVNWLSTKEDYTGFDQVPGLTLDEPTKLLDFEQPEKSTEPQAEPWSAPQAGYKWYDPSTFAAGSYGSNKTATLPEYSFVHQSVLPNAQEFQIRVVLDNLQPNETVSGLKLGLYLDGGNQVGYFKGADGTYPKSPGYSSEFSVTADKNGKAFKDVDVTVVKGTEGAANLRLKVGSKNALTESVTFGNVDSEPLPDQQGPKIPDLMTIDAARAAGEKNLVTVEGVITSEPGAFGGEGFYLQDDTGGIYVFQSESDYHKGDKVKLTGTTSLYNGELELSDLIKVDKLGTSEVPAAKTVSAVDASNQGQYVKLENVKVENLPDTAGGTFEFDAVSADGSKTRVRVDSRTGVALNQLLETLQNGDSANISGISSIFKGTYQLKPLSLSDFESVDTTAPVIEDLAQTTFYQYEGFNQTIVATDEDSGVASVSITLDGVEVDNPVVVEPLSLSVGDHTLHVTAVDNSGNTSEKDFTLTVKMDVAHLDELLQYGFDQGEITNHGILNSLKAKVKSGNTNALAHEVSAQRGKKISAEFADLLLKDLAEI
- a CDS encoding potassium channel family protein; this translates as MATYLYQTFSRWPLLTRIFFMAVFSIILFGFVIHVVEPKTFPSTFDGIWWAIITASTVGYGDYIPHTTVGRLVGILLILVGASFLSSYFATLATTAVNTQNTLKQGKALFIGKKQTLIIGWNERSRDVIMQLIQLKEDTEIVLIDDTLLENPFPNPHVHFIKGKPYYDHVLTQANAKSAKLLLVTADQNTPEYQADMNTILTLIAVKGMNPDIHSIVEILTADHVLNAERAGADEIIQTNKQTSYVMINSILSHGMASSLLIMLNQIKGNKIKFTPVEPHFAGKTFDAISRSLSDDQVLLIGYKRGEDSIVNPPRDEKIKADDQLLVISD
- a CDS encoding YugN-like family protein; protein product: MIELESRIEGQHYQLYKLEQLLKPLGYTIGGNWEYDHGCFDYKIDDEVGYQFLRLPFTSVDGQLDARGATVKLGKPYLLSHKYQRGLDDNANIFNVSASFNQFQEPVDKDASFPEEYISVGKELVKELEEVLLD
- a CDS encoding glucose-6-phosphate isomerase, with translation MTHIKFDYSKALSFFGEHELTYLRDAVKVAHHSLHEQTGAGNDFLGWINLPSDYDKEEFSRIQKASEKIKNDSDILLVIGIGGSYLGARAAIEMLNHSFYNALSKEDRKTPQVFFVGNNISSTYMKDLMDLLKGKDFSINVISKSGTTTEPALAFRIFRKLLEEKYGVDEAKGRIYATTDKAKGALKTLATEEGYESFIIPDDVGGRYSVLTPVGLLPIAVSGVNIEEMMDGAKKASEDFSHSEIEENIAYQYAAVRNVLYNKGKTIEMLINYEPGLQYFAEWWKQLFGESEGKDQKGIYPSSANFSTDLHSLGQYVQEGRRDIFETIIKVDEPRHELTIEEESNDLDGLNYLAGKTVDFVNNKAFEGTLLAHTDGGVPNLIVEIPAMDAYTFGYLVYFFEKACAMSGYLLGVNPFDQPGVEAYKVNMFALLGKPGFEEKKAELEKRLK